One genomic region from Dethiosulfovibrio russensis encodes:
- the proS gene encoding proline--tRNA ligase → MARNITSRQQDYSQWYLDVIKVAELADYAPVRGCMVIRPTGYSVWEEIQQVFDRAFKETGHVNAYFPVLIPNSFLEKEAEHVEGFSPECAVVTHAGGEELEEPLVVRPTSETVIGHMYSKWIQSWRDLPLLINQWANVMRWEKRPRLFLRTSEFLWQEGHTAHASKEEAIEETERMLEVYRRIMTDYLALPVVPGVKSEGERFPGAEETYTTETMMSDMKALQAGTSHFLGQNFSKAFNIQFQNKEEAMEYAWTTSWGVSTRLIGAVIMTHSDDDGLILPPRIAPTKVALLSISKDETMATGPLLSKAKELAGKIESVIGARTVAVDDQFHMRPGDRFFYHLQKGVPLRLELGEKEFEKGTVRAVRRDTGEKIDLPWDGIETKVNDLLETIQEDLLNKARSFREVNTHEVSDLDGFKKTLEKKGGFIKAYFAGTKEDEKAIKEATGATVRCFPLEDKDTRGKCFFTGKDDARMAIFAKSY, encoded by the coding sequence ATGGCTAGAAACATAACGTCACGGCAGCAGGATTATTCTCAGTGGTATCTGGACGTGATCAAGGTCGCCGAGTTGGCCGATTACGCTCCTGTAAGAGGGTGTATGGTCATAAGACCCACCGGATATTCCGTCTGGGAGGAGATACAGCAGGTTTTCGACAGGGCTTTCAAGGAAACCGGTCACGTCAACGCATACTTTCCGGTTCTCATTCCCAACTCCTTTCTGGAGAAAGAGGCGGAGCACGTCGAGGGATTTTCCCCCGAATGTGCAGTGGTAACCCACGCCGGAGGTGAGGAACTGGAGGAACCTCTAGTTGTTCGTCCTACCTCCGAGACCGTTATAGGCCATATGTACAGTAAATGGATTCAGTCTTGGAGGGATCTTCCTCTCCTGATAAACCAGTGGGCCAACGTTATGAGATGGGAAAAGCGCCCCAGGCTGTTTTTAAGGACCTCCGAGTTTCTATGGCAGGAGGGGCATACGGCCCATGCCTCCAAGGAAGAGGCGATCGAGGAGACCGAGAGGATGTTGGAAGTCTATCGTCGCATCATGACGGATTATCTGGCTCTTCCTGTCGTCCCCGGGGTGAAGTCCGAGGGCGAGCGTTTTCCCGGAGCGGAGGAGACCTACACCACCGAGACCATGATGAGCGACATGAAGGCCCTTCAGGCCGGAACCAGCCATTTCCTCGGCCAGAACTTTTCGAAGGCCTTCAACATACAGTTTCAGAACAAGGAAGAGGCCATGGAGTACGCCTGGACGACAAGCTGGGGTGTCTCTACCAGACTTATCGGTGCGGTGATAATGACCCATTCCGACGACGATGGCTTGATTCTTCCTCCCCGAATAGCTCCCACCAAGGTGGCGTTGCTGTCCATAAGCAAGGACGAAACCATGGCGACCGGTCCGCTACTTTCAAAGGCCAAAGAACTGGCGGGGAAGATCGAATCGGTAATAGGGGCCAGAACGGTCGCAGTCGACGATCAGTTTCATATGAGGCCGGGAGACAGGTTTTTCTATCATCTTCAAAAAGGAGTTCCTCTGAGACTGGAGCTGGGCGAGAAGGAGTTCGAGAAAGGCACAGTAAGGGCTGTCAGAAGAGACACGGGAGAGAAGATCGATCTGCCTTGGGACGGAATAGAGACCAAGGTTAACGATCTTTTGGAGACCATACAGGAGGATCTCTTGAATAAGGCCAGATCCTTCCGAGAGGTGAACACCCACGAAGTCTCCGATCTCGATGGTTTTAAAAAAACTTTGGAGAAAAAAGGCGGGTTTATAAAAGCCTACTTCGCTGGAACCAAGGAGGACGAAAAAGCAATAAAGGAAGCCACCGGGGCAACCGTCCGTTGCTTTCCCCTGGAGGACAAAGACACCAGAGGAAAGTGTTTCTTTACCGGAAAGGACGACGCCCGAATGGCCATATTCGCCAAGTCCTACTGA
- a CDS encoding DEAD/DEAH box helicase: MGDSLYPWQRKAIDRIGGESAVLSAPTGSGKTWVAYIWAGLYDLEGEKLDIPSGERVIFTAPIKALSNERYMDLISMGFDVGIETGDFKKNPQASVICCTQEIYALKYAGRSGIKLVIDEFHYIFGENDRSRAYIDGIRKTSADVPMLVMSATFGGASKVQAYLERITGRPFVLFESSERVTDLVFCDEPVTPREIRDALVFVFSQKGAQQVADMIADERLRFDDSRKRRLEDLAWILEVSGIRRCMFKGVGVYHGSLLPKEKLLVERAYRERIIDVVVGTDALALGVNLPAERAVFAQLVKFHDRCPISKNAFLQMSGRAGRKGLFEKGYVTWIDKSPAEAFGVRTEEIFRSLVSSPSEEARVELRPDFGAILKGRSSVENEADIVASGSLPELSYRRVSADIRQAMDIIDGSLDKIVPDEKTRFRAILADVWYGEMEVEQNLDMAELFFWGIGKDDYVHPDGLTAAELLLKHERNELQSLLKVKRFNNSLPEDYKLSRMDEVDAAVMEIDPTVFGFEEKIYEMDTTKVELPALKHRVTDRSKVGKKRSGRRRRKDLGKRGRRR, from the coding sequence ATGGGAGATTCCCTATATCCTTGGCAGAGAAAGGCTATAGATCGCATAGGAGGCGAGAGCGCCGTCCTCTCCGCCCCTACAGGATCCGGTAAGACGTGGGTTGCCTATATATGGGCAGGTCTCTACGACCTGGAGGGCGAGAAGCTTGACATTCCGTCGGGAGAGAGGGTGATTTTTACCGCTCCCATAAAGGCGTTGAGCAACGAGAGATACATGGACCTGATTTCCATGGGATTCGACGTAGGCATAGAGACCGGTGATTTCAAGAAAAATCCCCAGGCTTCGGTTATATGCTGCACTCAGGAGATCTACGCTCTTAAATACGCTGGACGATCGGGGATCAAGCTCGTAATAGACGAATTTCACTATATCTTCGGTGAAAACGACAGAAGCAGGGCCTATATAGACGGAATAAGGAAAACTTCTGCCGATGTGCCTATGTTGGTGATGTCGGCTACTTTCGGAGGGGCCTCTAAGGTCCAGGCTTATCTCGAGAGAATCACAGGCCGTCCCTTCGTATTGTTCGAGTCGTCCGAAAGGGTGACGGATCTGGTTTTTTGTGACGAACCGGTGACTCCCAGGGAGATCAGAGATGCATTGGTCTTCGTGTTCTCTCAGAAAGGAGCTCAGCAGGTCGCCGATATGATCGCCGACGAGAGGCTTCGATTCGACGACAGCAGGAAACGCAGACTGGAGGATCTAGCCTGGATTTTAGAGGTCTCCGGTATCAGACGATGTATGTTCAAGGGCGTAGGGGTCTATCATGGAAGCTTACTACCGAAGGAAAAGCTTCTGGTCGAGAGGGCCTACAGGGAAAGGATCATCGACGTGGTCGTCGGTACAGATGCTCTAGCCCTTGGAGTAAACCTACCGGCAGAGCGGGCCGTATTCGCCCAGCTGGTGAAGTTTCACGATCGTTGCCCCATCTCCAAGAACGCTTTCCTTCAGATGTCGGGAAGAGCGGGCAGAAAGGGGCTGTTCGAAAAGGGCTATGTGACATGGATCGATAAATCTCCGGCGGAGGCTTTCGGGGTTAGAACCGAGGAGATATTTCGCTCTCTCGTCTCCTCTCCCTCCGAGGAGGCCCGGGTCGAGCTTCGTCCCGATTTCGGAGCTATCCTGAAAGGCCGAAGTTCGGTCGAGAACGAGGCAGATATAGTGGCATCCGGATCTTTGCCCGAGCTCAGCTACAGGAGGGTGTCGGCCGATATACGACAGGCCATGGATATAATAGACGGAAGTCTCGATAAAATCGTTCCGGACGAGAAAACCAGGTTCAGAGCCATTCTGGCCGATGTATGGTACGGCGAGATGGAGGTGGAGCAGAATCTGGACATGGCGGAGCTCTTTTTCTGGGGAATAGGTAAAGATGATTACGTTCATCCCGACGGCTTGACCGCGGCGGAGCTACTTCTCAAACACGAAAGGAATGAGCTGCAATCGTTGCTTAAGGTGAAGAGGTTCAACAACTCTCTGCCGGAAGATTACAAGCTCTCCCGAATGGACGAAGTCGACGCGGCCGTAATGGAGATAGACCCTACTGTTTTTGGATTCGAGGAAAAAATTTACGAGATGGATACAACCAAGGTGGAACTTCCGGCTCTTAAGCACAGGGTTACCGATAGATCGAAAGTAGGGAAAAAACGCAGCGGGAGACGACGCAGGAAGGATTTAGGAAAAAGAGGGCGGAGACGGTGA
- a CDS encoding Ppx/GppA phosphatase family protein, which produces MSSVCRKALIEIGTNSVKFLLAEKDDRLGKQIYIEDSNEITRIGEGLAESGRLGEPPMDRTLDCVRRFIAKADALGVRDVSAVATMALRRASNSRIFVDRLKAKTGLSLRVLSGEEEAIYSFYGIAPLLPVGSDGWYFDTGGGSTEFVCFEDGRVVRAFSLEVGAVSVTEKFMLSQDSCGNGVEAALRWIEGSLEEGGLPSEKGGSFLVGSGGNVITMAAVSLAPERFSSSKTVRLSLSELDRQIDLYGSVSLQERRLIPGMDFDRAPIILAGACIVRSIFNVLEVKEMLVSSFGLRHGFLNTLFD; this is translated from the coding sequence GTGAGCTCGGTTTGCAGAAAGGCGTTGATCGAGATAGGCACTAACTCGGTCAAATTTCTGCTTGCCGAGAAAGATGATCGTCTCGGCAAGCAGATCTATATAGAGGATAGCAACGAGATAACCAGAATAGGAGAGGGGCTGGCTGAATCAGGTCGATTGGGGGAGCCTCCGATGGACAGGACTCTCGATTGCGTTCGACGATTTATCGCCAAGGCAGATGCTCTCGGGGTTCGAGATGTTTCGGCCGTGGCGACTATGGCACTTAGAAGAGCGTCGAATTCCAGAATATTCGTGGATCGTCTTAAGGCGAAAACGGGGTTGTCCTTGAGGGTTTTATCCGGTGAGGAGGAGGCCATATACTCTTTTTACGGCATAGCTCCCCTTTTGCCAGTGGGGAGCGACGGATGGTATTTCGATACGGGGGGAGGAAGCACCGAGTTCGTTTGCTTCGAGGATGGAAGGGTGGTTCGTGCCTTTAGCCTGGAGGTCGGGGCGGTTTCCGTTACGGAAAAATTCATGCTTTCCCAGGATAGTTGTGGAAATGGCGTCGAAGCGGCCCTCCGGTGGATAGAGGGATCCCTCGAGGAGGGCGGTCTCCCTTCCGAAAAAGGGGGGAGTTTTTTGGTCGGATCCGGGGGGAACGTGATCACCATGGCTGCCGTTAGTCTAGCTCCGGAGAGATTTTCGTCCTCGAAAACAGTCAGGCTCTCTTTATCCGAGCTAGATAGGCAGATAGATCTCTACGGTTCCGTCTCTCTCCAGGAACGACGACTCATCCCGGGTATGGATTTCGACAGAGCTCCGATAATACTGGCGGGAGCATGTATAGTGCGATCCATCTTCAATGTTCTGGAGGTCAAGGAAATGTTGGTCTCGTCCTTCGGTTTACGTCACGGCTTTCTGAACACGCTTTTCGACTAG
- a CDS encoding type III PLP-dependent enzyme has protein sequence MLGVPASYSFDMERFVTRERFEKIKNFLKNKKTPCLLLDLKSVERNFDDLNRTMPYAKIHYAVKANPHEAILKMLIRKGCNFDFASINELDTMLALGASPDRLSYGHTIKKSEHIAYAYEKGVRLFATDSEDDLRRIAKNAPGSQVFFRLFMECSGADWSLSRKFGAHPDTIFKLIQLSKELDIVPWGLSFHVGSQQRDIGQWGNAIASCRYLFDSAKELGIQLKLINLGGGFPAKYIQPTVPLEIYAKEVTRFLTEDFPDGMPDIIIEPGRSLVGDCGILATQVVLKSKKESYNPYSWLYIDAGKFGGLYETIDESIKYPIYSEKQGPVEEYIIAGPTCDSLDVLYERDKYMLPKNLEEGDRLYFFSTGAYVNSCSLESFNGFKPPKVYVYDED, from the coding sequence ATGTTAGGCGTACCAGCCAGTTACAGTTTCGACATGGAGAGATTCGTTACAAGAGAAAGATTCGAAAAAATAAAGAATTTTTTAAAGAACAAGAAGACTCCCTGCCTCCTGCTGGACCTCAAGAGCGTGGAACGGAACTTCGACGATCTCAACAGGACCATGCCATACGCCAAGATACACTATGCGGTTAAGGCCAATCCCCACGAGGCTATACTGAAAATGTTGATCCGCAAGGGATGCAACTTCGACTTCGCCTCCATAAACGAACTCGATACAATGCTGGCTCTCGGCGCATCGCCGGATAGGCTCAGTTACGGACATACGATCAAGAAATCAGAGCATATAGCCTACGCCTACGAAAAGGGCGTTCGTCTTTTCGCCACGGATTCGGAGGACGACCTCAGACGGATAGCCAAGAACGCTCCCGGCTCGCAGGTCTTCTTCAGGCTTTTCATGGAGTGCAGCGGAGCGGACTGGTCGCTATCTCGAAAGTTCGGTGCCCATCCCGATACTATATTCAAACTTATCCAACTGTCCAAAGAACTGGACATCGTTCCTTGGGGACTGTCGTTCCACGTAGGATCCCAACAACGAGACATCGGGCAGTGGGGAAACGCCATAGCCAGTTGCCGATATCTATTCGACTCGGCAAAGGAGCTGGGAATCCAGCTTAAGCTCATCAACCTAGGGGGCGGTTTCCCTGCCAAGTACATACAGCCGACGGTCCCTCTGGAGATATACGCAAAGGAGGTAACCCGTTTTCTCACCGAAGACTTTCCCGATGGTATGCCGGATATAATCATAGAACCGGGCCGTTCTCTGGTAGGTGATTGCGGGATCCTTGCCACCCAGGTGGTGCTGAAGTCGAAGAAGGAAAGCTATAACCCTTACAGCTGGCTTTACATAGACGCCGGCAAATTCGGAGGGCTCTACGAGACCATAGACGAATCGATCAAATACCCCATATACTCGGAAAAGCAGGGCCCGGTGGAGGAATATATCATCGCCGGACCGACCTGCGACAGCTTGGACGTTCTCTATGAGAGAGATAAATATATGCTGCCGAAAAATCTGGAAGAAGGGGACAGGCTCTACTTTTTCTCCACCGGAGCTTACGTCAATTCCTGCTCTCTGGAGAGCTTCAACGGTTTCAAACCTCCCAAGGTTTACGTATACGACGAAGATTAA
- a CDS encoding patatin-like phospholipase family protein, whose product MKKKGLALFLAMCFCISMSSSSMAKTGAIVLALSGGGTKGLAHVGVLKALKAEGIPVAGIVGTSMGAIIGGLSAAGYSPQELEDVLEKVDIGGVILGNGENRNSEPKNREISPLMPKLELNAHGQVIGPKGPLSGASALNLFQKLTSRVSVVQFNELPIPFAAVATDLETGEKVVLRHGSLASAMRASMSIPGLFEPWPIEGRLLVDGGLVSNMPVTTAKEMFPDYPIVAVNVCSDLRKSDEMKTMVDVIDQTITILTSQNVDREESKADVIIKPKVGNMATLGNVEIGDMVRLGVIAAESKMAAIKSLAAQAPSAPEHRPTILRLVRRISVEGVPEDFADNIKGKFSDWIGRPVHPEDIVSAAEWIRSREDVKTVDYQLVEKTDGVEVVLKIQRQPAYRIALDGHATNLSGGSWIGIRSRMMDLAYDGDYLNVDAILGDDWAAKADYHFAVDKGSYEMGLRAGRVSMKPYGKWDMLSLSIGRTFDTDGSSLTVGALGSQMEGSGQTVEAWGPIVKWYSSGIKGQDAPEDESYLSFGAWYPSEGEEMLFRIEGGVDKPLSSRWRGYLKAGLMEGNSDGRYIGQGAYLGAREELYSLADRPILGERFAWWRLGFRRRLGESGDSPWEGELFGGQGYVWDNGGELFDEPWEVGVALTVPSRLLKARFLAIYDDDNDWTFGFSIGDPMWTLRYPFP is encoded by the coding sequence ATGAAGAAAAAAGGGTTGGCTTTATTTTTAGCGATGTGTTTTTGTATTTCAATGTCCTCGTCCTCCATGGCCAAGACCGGAGCTATAGTGTTAGCTCTTTCCGGTGGAGGAACCAAGGGATTGGCACATGTCGGGGTTTTGAAAGCCCTCAAGGCAGAGGGGATACCGGTAGCCGGGATAGTCGGAACCAGTATGGGGGCAATTATAGGGGGGCTTTCGGCGGCTGGATATTCCCCTCAGGAGTTGGAGGATGTTCTGGAAAAGGTCGACATAGGAGGAGTTATTCTAGGCAACGGAGAGAACAGAAACTCCGAACCAAAGAACAGAGAGATTTCTCCTCTTATGCCCAAATTGGAACTGAACGCGCATGGACAGGTGATAGGTCCTAAGGGACCTCTATCAGGAGCAAGCGCGTTAAACCTCTTTCAAAAATTGACATCCAGGGTTTCAGTAGTTCAATTTAACGAGTTGCCTATACCTTTCGCAGCGGTCGCAACCGACCTGGAGACCGGTGAAAAGGTAGTCCTTAGACACGGATCTCTGGCCTCGGCGATGAGGGCCTCCATGTCGATTCCTGGACTGTTCGAGCCCTGGCCGATAGAGGGAAGGTTGCTTGTAGACGGTGGATTGGTCTCCAATATGCCTGTTACAACCGCCAAGGAGATGTTTCCCGATTATCCTATCGTTGCGGTAAACGTCTGTAGCGACCTCAGGAAGTCGGACGAGATGAAGACTATGGTAGACGTAATAGATCAGACCATAACCATATTGACCAGTCAGAACGTGGACAGAGAGGAGTCGAAGGCGGACGTGATAATAAAGCCCAAGGTGGGGAACATGGCTACCTTGGGTAACGTAGAGATAGGGGATATGGTAAGGCTTGGAGTCATAGCCGCCGAGAGCAAAATGGCTGCAATAAAGTCTCTTGCCGCTCAGGCTCCATCGGCACCGGAACATAGACCTACTATATTAAGGCTGGTTAGACGTATTTCCGTCGAGGGAGTACCGGAGGATTTTGCCGATAATATAAAAGGAAAATTCTCCGACTGGATCGGTCGCCCGGTTCATCCGGAGGATATCGTCTCCGCTGCCGAGTGGATTCGTTCCAGAGAGGACGTAAAGACAGTTGATTATCAGCTCGTTGAGAAGACAGATGGGGTGGAGGTAGTACTTAAAATTCAGCGACAACCAGCCTATCGTATTGCCCTCGACGGCCATGCGACCAACCTTTCGGGAGGAAGCTGGATAGGGATAAGAAGCAGGATGATGGATCTTGCTTACGATGGAGACTACCTCAACGTGGACGCTATTTTAGGGGATGACTGGGCAGCTAAAGCGGATTATCACTTTGCCGTGGATAAAGGTTCCTACGAGATGGGTTTAAGGGCCGGTAGAGTCTCGATGAAACCATATGGAAAATGGGATATGCTCAGCCTCTCCATCGGTAGGACCTTCGATACGGATGGATCCAGTCTCACCGTAGGTGCTCTGGGCAGCCAAATGGAGGGATCGGGTCAGACCGTGGAAGCCTGGGGTCCTATAGTAAAGTGGTACTCATCGGGCATAAAGGGGCAGGATGCTCCCGAGGACGAATCCTATCTTTCTTTCGGTGCGTGGTATCCAAGCGAAGGAGAGGAAATGCTATTTCGTATAGAGGGAGGGGTGGATAAACCTCTTTCCTCCCGCTGGAGAGGATATCTCAAAGCCGGCCTGATGGAGGGGAACAGCGACGGACGTTATATCGGCCAAGGTGCTTATCTCGGCGCTCGTGAAGAGCTTTACAGCTTGGCTGACCGACCTATACTTGGTGAGAGATTCGCCTGGTGGCGTCTGGGATTTCGACGAAGGCTTGGCGAGAGCGGAGACTCTCCATGGGAAGGAGAGCTTTTTGGAGGTCAAGGATATGTCTGGGACAACGGAGGAGAACTGTTCGACGAACCATGGGAGGTCGGCGTAGCTTTGACAGTTCCTTCCAGACTTTTGAAAGCCCGGTTTTTAGCCATTTACGATGACGATAACGACTGGACCTTCGGATTCTCCATAGGGGATCCTATGTGGACTCTTCGTTACCCCTTCCCCTGA
- a CDS encoding chloride channel protein: MKSRGFRVVWEESILVYALAKWFLLAVLAGAVVGSVTTFFVNSLEWAISWTAKSPPTFLWYLLPLGIVASTLIIRCFAPDARGHGTEKVIEAIHEHSGKISVKVIPIKLITTVITVAAGGSAGKEGPAAQIGAGLTSSLASLLRFSDLDRKKLVICGISAGFAAVFGTPVAGAIFGLEVLYIGQVFYDVLFPSFISGVVSHLVATSLGMSYGYYPLCDIPAMSGGIFLWMVVAGAFFGFVSFLHIEIMSFFERVFSKVRGGLVVKAILGAVLILFLAQAVGGEYFGLGTDVIDRALHGEKLPGLAFLWKSIFTAITLSCGGSGGVVTPIFFIGATAGVTFASLFGLNGALFGPIGFVAVLAGCANAPISASIMAVELFGSSVASFAAIACITSFLLVGHRSVYPSQILARSKSPLILISAKPSRVDLARSLPKPEDSLFSPLIKKIAMAMQRTFGIKAPCRFRKPFRKDRPRKEK, encoded by the coding sequence GTGAAGAGTCGCGGATTTAGGGTCGTATGGGAAGAGTCCATACTTGTCTATGCCCTGGCAAAGTGGTTTTTACTGGCTGTTCTAGCTGGTGCCGTGGTCGGATCGGTAACTACGTTTTTCGTTAATTCTCTCGAATGGGCTATATCGTGGACCGCTAAATCACCTCCGACCTTCTTGTGGTATCTTTTGCCTCTCGGTATCGTGGCCAGTACCCTTATAATCAGATGTTTTGCTCCCGATGCCAGAGGTCACGGCACGGAGAAGGTAATAGAGGCCATTCACGAACATTCCGGAAAAATCTCCGTGAAGGTTATTCCCATAAAGCTAATAACCACGGTCATTACGGTGGCAGCCGGAGGATCGGCCGGTAAGGAAGGACCAGCGGCTCAGATCGGTGCCGGTCTTACATCCTCCTTGGCGAGTCTATTGAGATTCAGCGATCTAGACAGAAAAAAACTCGTGATATGCGGTATCTCTGCCGGCTTCGCTGCGGTTTTCGGAACTCCCGTGGCAGGGGCCATCTTTGGTTTGGAGGTACTTTATATAGGCCAGGTGTTCTACGACGTGCTGTTCCCATCGTTTATCAGTGGGGTTGTCTCCCATCTTGTCGCGACCTCTTTGGGGATGTCTTACGGGTATTATCCCCTTTGCGATATCCCGGCCATGTCCGGGGGGATTTTTCTGTGGATGGTCGTAGCAGGGGCTTTTTTCGGTTTTGTCTCTTTTCTTCATATCGAAATAATGTCCTTTTTCGAGAGGGTCTTTTCTAAGGTCAGAGGTGGTTTGGTCGTAAAGGCTATCCTTGGAGCTGTGTTGATACTTTTCTTGGCTCAAGCCGTAGGAGGGGAGTATTTCGGTCTCGGTACCGACGTGATAGACAGGGCTTTACACGGAGAAAAGCTGCCGGGACTGGCTTTCCTCTGGAAGTCTATTTTTACCGCTATAACCTTGAGTTGCGGAGGCAGCGGAGGGGTAGTGACTCCTATCTTTTTCATAGGGGCTACTGCAGGCGTAACCTTTGCCTCTCTTTTCGGCCTTAACGGAGCTCTTTTCGGTCCCATCGGTTTCGTAGCGGTACTTGCCGGTTGTGCCAATGCTCCTATATCCGCGAGCATAATGGCGGTGGAGCTTTTCGGATCCTCCGTCGCTTCTTTCGCTGCCATAGCCTGCATAACGTCTTTTCTGTTGGTTGGGCATAGAAGCGTATATCCAAGTCAGATTTTGGCCAGATCCAAATCTCCCTTGATACTGATCAGTGCCAAGCCGAGCAGAGTCGATTTGGCCAGGAGCCTTCCGAAACCTGAGGACTCTCTCTTCTCCCCTCTTATAAAAAAGATAGCTATGGCCATGCAAAGAACTTTTGGTATAAAGGCTCCTTGTCGCTTCAGAAAGCCTTTCCGAAAGGATCGTCCTAGAAAGGAAAAATAA
- a CDS encoding dicarboxylate/amino acid:cation symporter, which translates to MSQTRKKIPLIWKITIGFVLGIVAGVMIGPKVAVVEPIGKIFITLLKMLIVPLVFSSLVVGVSSIGDPKTLGRIGIKTILLYLGTTAVAIVIGLSMGHFFQPGAGMNIENVTAVSGKTAPTLAQVVIGMFPSNPVQALAQGHMLQIIVFSLFFGIAAVLAGEKGKPILSVMDSIAETMYKVTELVMSLAPYGVFALIAVTVSKYGISVLAPFAKVIGAVYLGCIAHAIIVYSGLVSLVTKKSPTWFFSGIKEASITAFVTRSSSATLPVTMTCTQENMGVSEKISSFVLPLGATINMDGTALYQGVCALFIAQAFGIDLSLGAQVGIIVTATLASIGTAGVPGAGLIMLTLVVTQAGLPMEGVALVAGIDAVLDMARTSLNVTGDACITTVVAKTEGELSL; encoded by the coding sequence ATGAGTCAGACCAGGAAAAAAATACCGTTGATATGGAAGATCACCATTGGCTTTGTATTAGGTATCGTGGCAGGGGTGATGATAGGCCCCAAGGTGGCAGTCGTCGAACCGATCGGCAAAATTTTCATCACATTGTTGAAAATGTTGATAGTTCCTCTAGTATTCTCCAGTTTGGTGGTAGGAGTCTCCTCGATAGGAGATCCGAAAACCCTGGGTAGAATAGGGATAAAGACCATTCTACTCTATCTGGGGACGACTGCAGTCGCCATAGTTATCGGCCTATCCATGGGACACTTCTTTCAGCCTGGAGCAGGAATGAACATCGAAAACGTAACTGCCGTCAGCGGCAAGACCGCCCCAACACTGGCCCAGGTAGTCATCGGGATGTTCCCGAGCAACCCCGTCCAGGCTCTGGCTCAGGGACACATGCTGCAGATAATAGTTTTCTCTCTCTTCTTCGGCATAGCGGCGGTTTTGGCCGGGGAAAAGGGAAAACCGATCCTATCCGTTATGGACTCCATCGCTGAAACAATGTACAAGGTCACCGAGTTAGTCATGTCCTTGGCACCATACGGGGTATTCGCTCTAATCGCCGTAACCGTATCCAAATACGGAATTTCCGTGTTGGCTCCTTTTGCCAAGGTCATAGGAGCGGTCTATCTGGGATGTATCGCCCACGCAATAATCGTATACTCCGGATTGGTAAGCTTAGTTACGAAAAAATCACCGACATGGTTTTTCAGCGGGATCAAGGAGGCCAGTATAACGGCCTTCGTAACTAGGTCCAGCTCTGCCACTCTTCCGGTCACCATGACCTGCACTCAGGAAAACATGGGGGTTTCAGAAAAAATATCCTCCTTTGTCCTTCCTCTGGGAGCGACCATCAACATGGACGGGACAGCCCTCTATCAAGGCGTATGTGCCCTATTCATAGCTCAGGCCTTCGGTATAGACCTCTCCTTGGGAGCCCAGGTCGGAATAATAGTGACGGCCACTTTGGCCTCGATCGGAACGGCAGGAGTCCCCGGAGCGGGGCTTATAATGTTGACTCTAGTGGTCACCCAGGCGGGGCTTCCAATGGAGGGAGTTGCCCTGGTGGCGGGAATAGACGCAGTCCTAGATATGGCCCGTACCTCCTTAAACGTAACCGGCGATGCCTGTATAACGACGGTAGTAGCGAAGACAGAGGGAGAACTGTCCCTTTAA